One Peribacillus simplex NBRC 15720 = DSM 1321 genomic region harbors:
- a CDS encoding ABC transporter ATP-binding protein, with protein MGSIKRYLQFVKPYKWQIIGTVLIGLLKFAIPLLLPLLSKYIVDDIIGNGDLSKAVKSERLLWAMAIMIFIFVAVRPPIEYYRQYFAQWTGTKILYDIRNDLFTHIQKLSFKYYSNTRVGEVISRMITDVEQTKNFVITGLMNLWLDIATIIIVIVIMFTMDVKLTIVSIIMLPFYAFSIKHFFGKLRTYTRIRSQALADVQSHLHERVSGMSVIKSFAIEDREQELFAKQNKNFLDKALKHTSWNAKSFAVVNTITDIAPLLVIGFAGYQVIHEQLSLGTMVAFVGFIDRLYNPLRRLVNSSTTMTQTLASMDRVFEFVDEKYDIDDEPGAKELKHVDGRITFQDVSFAYDEKEAPVLKHINLDVKPGETIALVGMSGGGKSSIVSLISRFYDVTEGRVLLDGTDIRKYQVRSLRDKIGMVLQDNILFSESVKANILMGRPDASDEEVVEAAKAANAHDFIMGLKEGYETKVGERGVKLSGGQKQRVAIARVFLKNPPILVLDEATSALDLESEHYIQEALDILAKNRTTIIVAHRLSTITHADRIVHIDNGEITEMGTHEELMKRQGHYYNLFQVQQLDS; from the coding sequence GTGGGGAGCATTAAGAGATATTTGCAATTCGTCAAACCATATAAATGGCAGATAATCGGAACGGTACTGATTGGATTGCTAAAGTTCGCGATTCCGCTTTTGCTTCCATTGCTCAGTAAGTATATAGTGGATGACATCATCGGAAATGGTGACCTGTCCAAAGCCGTGAAATCCGAACGCCTTTTATGGGCAATGGCTATCATGATATTCATTTTCGTTGCAGTTAGACCGCCGATTGAGTATTACCGTCAATATTTTGCTCAATGGACCGGAACGAAAATCTTATATGATATTCGTAATGATTTATTTACTCATATACAGAAACTGAGTTTTAAATATTATTCCAATACAAGGGTGGGCGAGGTCATTTCAAGGATGATCACGGATGTGGAACAAACGAAGAACTTTGTCATCACGGGTCTGATGAACCTTTGGCTCGATATCGCAACGATCATCATAGTGATAGTCATCATGTTTACGATGGACGTGAAGTTAACCATTGTATCCATCATCATGCTTCCATTTTATGCATTTTCGATCAAGCATTTCTTTGGCAAGCTGAGAACCTATACAAGGATTCGGTCCCAAGCGTTAGCGGATGTACAGAGTCACCTTCATGAACGGGTCTCAGGGATGTCAGTCATCAAAAGCTTTGCGATAGAAGACAGGGAACAGGAATTGTTTGCGAAGCAGAACAAGAATTTCCTCGATAAGGCCCTAAAGCATACTAGCTGGAATGCTAAGTCATTTGCTGTCGTGAATACGATCACGGATATTGCCCCCCTGCTCGTGATAGGCTTTGCCGGTTATCAGGTCATTCATGAACAATTGTCATTGGGTACCATGGTTGCTTTCGTCGGTTTCATAGACCGGTTATATAATCCCCTCAGACGTTTAGTTAACTCTTCGACGACAATGACCCAGACATTGGCGTCCATGGACAGGGTTTTTGAGTTTGTGGATGAGAAGTATGATATCGATGACGAACCAGGGGCGAAAGAGCTGAAGCATGTGGATGGCCGAATAACCTTTCAGGATGTATCGTTTGCTTATGACGAGAAAGAGGCACCAGTTTTGAAACATATAAATTTGGATGTTAAACCAGGGGAAACCATTGCACTTGTTGGGATGAGCGGCGGCGGGAAATCCTCGATTGTCAGTTTGATTTCCCGTTTCTATGATGTGACGGAGGGAAGGGTATTATTGGATGGGACGGATATCCGTAAATATCAAGTCCGCAGCCTAAGAGATAAAATAGGAATGGTTCTACAGGATAATATCTTATTTAGTGAATCGGTTAAGGCCAACATCCTTATGGGACGGCCTGATGCAAGTGATGAAGAAGTAGTTGAAGCGGCAAAGGCGGCGAATGCCCATGACTTCATCATGGGTCTAAAAGAAGGGTATGAAACGAAAGTCGGGGAGCGGGGAGTTAAATTATCCGGAGGCCAAAAGCAACGGGTGGCCATTGCGAGGGTATTTTTGAAAAACCCGCCAATCCTTGTTCTCGACGAAGCCACATCCGCATTGGATTTGGAAAGTGAACACTATATCCAGGAGGCGCTGGATATTTTGGCGAAAAATCGGACCACCATCATTGTGGCACATCGGTTATCAACCATCACCCATGCCGATCGGATCGTTCATATCGATAATGGGGAAATCACGGAAATGGGAACACACGAAGAACTTATGAAAAGGCAAGGGCATTACTACAACCTATTTCAAGTACAACAATTGGATTCTTAA
- a CDS encoding DUF402 domain-containing protein, translating into MGIVPAEGGKIQIHSYKHNGHIHRIWEETTVLKGTQNLVIAANDRTMVTESDGRTWITREPAICYFHSKYWFNVIGMLREDGVYYYCNISSPFTYESGALKYIDYDLDIKVFPDMTFNLLDEDEYERHRKEMNYPDAIDSILKQNVDYLIYMIRQRKGPFSAEFIDSWYERFLTYR; encoded by the coding sequence ATGGGGATTGTTCCTGCCGAAGGAGGAAAAATCCAAATCCATAGCTATAAACATAATGGACATATCCATCGTATCTGGGAAGAGACAACCGTTTTAAAAGGGACCCAAAATCTGGTGATAGCAGCGAATGACCGTACTATGGTAACGGAATCAGATGGAAGGACCTGGATTACGAGAGAGCCGGCGATTTGCTATTTTCATTCAAAGTATTGGTTTAATGTTATTGGTATGTTGAGAGAGGACGGAGTTTATTATTATTGCAATATCAGTTCGCCGTTCACATACGAATCGGGAGCATTGAAATACATTGATTATGACCTGGACATTAAAGTATTCCCAGATATGACGTTTAATTTGCTGGATGAGGATGAATATGAAAGGCATCGGAAAGAAATGAATTACCCGGATGCCATCGATTCAATATTGAAACAGAACGTAGACTATTTGATTTATATGATACGCCAGCGAAAAGGACCATTCTCCGCAGAGTTTATTGATAGTTGGTATGAACGCTTTTTAACCTATCGATGA